The following proteins are co-located in the Cyprinus carpio isolate SPL01 chromosome B19, ASM1834038v1, whole genome shotgun sequence genome:
- the LOC109057595 gene encoding KH domain-containing, RNA-binding, signal transduction-associated protein 1-like, translating into MENENKYLPQLLAERDSLDASFTHAMKLLTAEIERVEKGDTEKDAESYLDLFTQKNIKLKERVLIPVKQYPKFNFVGKILGPQGNTIKRLQEETGAKISVLGKGSMRDKTKEEGLRKSGEPKYAHLSMELHVFIEVFAPVPEAYVRMAHAMEEIKKFLFPDMMDEICQEQFMEMKFLNGGQEHGGRGRGGPPIRGRGGLPPPGVPRGRGMPPRGGRGGPPRGGATRGAPAGRGGPSAQPPRGAASNRARPPAPASQRMPPPPPPHPPTQESYEEYPYDESYTEAGYESYDSYYSQPQAEPEYYDYGHGETQEGYENYAQDDWNGTQRPAGGGKATTQRQTKPGLREHPYGRY; encoded by the exons ATGGAGAATGAGAACAAATACCTCCCGCAGCTGCTGGCGGAGCGCGACAGCCTGGACGCGTCGTTCACGCACGCCATGAAACTTCTAACCGCAG AAATCGAGAGGGTTGAGAAAGGAGACACCGAGAAAGATGCAGAAAGCTACCTGGACCTCTTCACCCAGAAGAACATCAAACTGAAGGAAAGGGTTCTCATACCAGTCAAACAGTACCCTAAG TTTAACTTTGTTGGGAAGATCCTTGGACCTCAGGGGAACACAATCAAGAGACTGCAGGAGGAAACTGGTGCTAAGATCTCTGTGCTGGGGAAAGGATCCATGAGGGACAAAACCAAG gaggaaGGCTTGAGGAAAAGTGGAGAGCCAAAGTATGCACACTTGTCTATGGAGCTTCACGTGTTTATTGAGGTGTTTGCTCCTGTTCCTGAGGCATATGTGCGAATGGCTCATGCCATGGAGGAGATCAAAAAGTTCTTGTTCCCT GACATGATGGATGAGATTTGCCAGGAGCAATTCATGGAAATGAAGTTTCTAAATGGTGGTCAAGAACACGGGGGCAGAGGCCGAGGAGGGCCCCCAATTAGAGGCCGTGGAGGTCTTCCTCCTCCTGGAGTACCCAG GGGTCGTGGTATGCCCCCACGTGGTGGTCGTGGTGGACCCCCTCGAGGTGGAGCCACAAGGGGAGCACCTGCAGGTAGAGGAGGACCATCAGCCCAGCCGCCCAGAGGAGCAGCTTCCAACCGCGCCCGTCCACCCGCTCCTGCATCTCAGCGGATGCCTCCTCCACCACCCCCACACCCTCCAACCCAAGAGTCATACGAAGAATAT ccttATGACGAGAGCTACACAGAGGCAGGCTATGAATCCTATGACAGCTACTACAGTCAGCCACAAGC agAACCAGAATACTATGACTACGGACATGGAGAGACACAGGAGGGCTATGAAAACTACG CTCAAGATGACTGGAACGGGACACAGCGCCCTGCTGGCGGTGGAAAAGCTACCACTCAGAGACAGACTAAGCCTGGGTTAAGGGAACACCCATATGGACGATACTAA
- the LOC109057596 gene encoding tetraspanin-13-like: MGCAGFTCSKNSLCALNILYVMVSLLMIGIAAWGKCFGLVSSFQVVGGIIGVGVFLFFVALAGLIGAMKHHQVLLFFYMIILSLVFVVQFSVSSACLAINEEQQNHLLEVGWNNSLTTQRDVEKSLNCCGFSHMDINGSCAAPCFHYSTCTTCAAKIQEHAGEVLRFVGGIGLFFSFTEILGVWLTYRYRNQKDPRANPSAFL; the protein is encoded by the exons ATGGGTTGCGCTGGATTCACCTGCTCCAAGAACTCCCTGTGCGCGCTCAACATCCTCTATGTT ATGGTGAGTTTGCTGATGATTGGCATTGCTGCTTGGGGCAAGTGTTTTGGGTTGGTGTCGAGCTTCCAGGTGGTGGGTGGCATCATTGGAGTGGGGGTCTTCCTCTTCTTTGTTGCTCTAGCTGGACTTATTGGTGCCATGAAGCACCACCAGGTTCTGCTGTTCTTT TACATGATCATCCTGTCCCTGGTGTTTGTAGTTCAGTTTTCAGTGTCGAGTGCATGTCTGGCTATCAATGAGGAACAACAG AATCACCTGTTGGAGGTGGGCTGGAATAACTCTCTGACCACTCAGAGGGACGTGGAGAAGAGTCTGAACTGCTGCGGTTTCTCTCACATGGATATCAATGGAAGCTGCGCCGCT CCCTGCTTTCATTACAGCACTTGCACCACCTGTGCAGCAAAGATCCAGGAGCACGCCGGCGAGGTGCTGCGCTTCGTCGGAGGGATCGGCCTCTTCTTCAGCTTCACTGAG ATCCTGGGAGTTTGGCTGACATATAGATACAGAAACCAAAAGGACCCACGGGCGAATCCCAGCGCCTTCCTGTAG
- the agr2 gene encoding anterior gradient protein 2 homolog: MLKGILSVLLVLVTLSSAIGKPEKTTPKKEKRIPQTLSRGWGDQLIWAQTYEEALFWSRSKNKPLMVIFHLEDCPHSQSLKKAFAEDKEIQKLADDEFVILNLVYETTDKHLSPDGQYVPRILFVDPSMTVRADITGRYSNRLYAYEPADMKLLLSNMQRALKFLKTEL, from the exons ATGCTTAAAGGAATACTCTCAGTGCTCTTGGTCCTGGTGACCTTGTCTTCAGCCATCGGGAAGCCTGAGAAGACCACTCCCAAGAAAGAGAAGAGGATTCCTCAGACTCTCTCCAGAG GATGGGGTGATCAGCTGATTTGGGCACAGACGTATGAGGAAGCTCTGTTTTGGTCACGATCCAA GAACAAGCCCCTCATGGTCATCTTTCATCTGGAGGACTGTCCACACAGCCAGT CTCTGAAGAAGGCCTTTGCTGAGGATAAAGAGATCCAGAAGCTGGCCGATGACGAGTTCGTGATATTGAACTTGGTG TACGAGACCACAGATAAACACTTGTCTCCTGATGGCCAGTACGTTCCCAGAATCCTCTTTGTTG ATCCCTCCATGACCGTTCGTGCAGACATCACTGGCCGATATTCCAACCGCCTGTACGCCTATGAACCCGCCGATATGAAACTCT TGTTGAGCAACATGCAAAGAGCCTTGAAGTTTCTGAAGACAGAGCTGTGA